From one Plectropomus leopardus isolate mb chromosome 8, YSFRI_Pleo_2.0, whole genome shotgun sequence genomic stretch:
- the gnat2 gene encoding guanine nucleotide-binding protein G(t) subunit alpha-2, translated as MGAGASAEDKKSKELEKQLQEDADKDSKTVKLLLLGAGESGKSTIVKQMKILHQGGYTKEEQLEFRAVIYGNILQSALAIIRGMEMLSIDFGSPGAQELAQKLQNLSDSIEEGTMPAELADVIQKLWKDSGVQAGFDRAAEYQLNDSAGYYLNEMDRICKPDYLPTEQDVLRSRVKTTGIIEEQFSCKELHFRMFDVGGQRSERKKWIHCFEGVTCIIFCGALSAYDMVLVEDDEVNRMHESLHLFNSICNHRFFALTSIVLFLNKKDLFEEKIKKVHLSICFPDYDGPNTYDDASDYIKKQFLDLNMKKGVKEIYSHLTCATDTKNVEIVFNAVTDIIIKENLKDCGLF; from the exons ATGGGTGCGGGAGCAAGCGCCGAGGACAAAAAGTCTAAGGAGTTGGAAAAGCAACTCCAAGAAGATGCTGATAAGGACTCTAAAACAGTCAAGCTATTACTGCTTG GCGCTGGTGAGTCAGGCAAAAGCACCATCGTAAAACAAATGAA GATTCTGCATCAAGGTGGTTACACAAAAGAGGAACAATTGGAGTTCCGAGCAGTCATCTATGGCAACATCCTGCAGTCTGCTCTGGCTATCATCAGAGGCATGGAGATGCTGAGCATTGATTTCGGCTCGCCCGGTGCCCAG GAGCTTGCACAGAAGCTGCAGAACTTGTCAGACTCCATTGAAGAAGGCACAATGCCTGCTGAGCTGGCTGATGTCATCCAGAAGCTGTGGAAAGACTCTGGCGTGCAGGCTGGCTTTGACAGAGCTGCTGAGTACCAACTGAACGACTCTGCTGGCTA CTACCTCAATGAAATGGACAGAATCTGCAAGCCAGACTACCTCCCCACTGAGCAGGATGTGCTGCGATCTCGTGTCAAAACAACTGGTATCATTGAAGAACAGTTCTCCTGCAAAGAGTTGCACTTCAG GATGTTCGATGTGGGCGGCCAGaggtcagagagaaagaagtgGATCCATTGTTTCGAGGGTGTGACCTGCATCATCTTCTGTGGAGCTCTCAGTGCATACGACATGGTGCTGGTAGAGGACGACGAAGTG AACCGCATGCACGAGTCCCTCCATCTATTCAACAGTATCTGCAACCACAGGTTCTTTGCACTGACCTCCATCGTGCTTTTCCTCAACAAGAAGGATCTCTTTGAAGAGAAGATCAAGAAAGTCCATCTGAGTATCTGCTTCCCAGACTATGATG GCCCCAACACGTATGACGACGCCAGCGACTACATCAAGAAGCAGTTCCTGGACCTGAACATGAAGAAGGGTGTGAAAGAAATCTACTCCCATTTGACCTGtgccacagacacaaagaacgTCGAGATTGTGTTCAACGCCGTGACAGACATCATCATAAAAGAAAACCTTAAAGATTGCGGTCTCTTCTAA